The Devosia sp. SD17-2 genome includes a region encoding these proteins:
- a CDS encoding efflux RND transporter periplasmic adaptor subunit: protein MAAASKAESPRASTKRKRGWGKWLVLALALAAVGTYGFIERPWEEKPAEVAVEAVAAGPMSQLLAVNGRVVPREEVKVRSAVSAPALQVNVAEGDEVKAGEVLVQLDVARPKALLDQARAALEAGIVRQQQAQATADRATALGENASRSTREDADLALTAAATEVSRLRAALDEAETALKQYSITAPLSGVVLSRSVERGQLVDLQSELFTIADIDTLLVDTEVDELYSARIEEGLKVLLQPVGDSVPRHGSVVFAAPRVDISTGGRMVKIAFDDPTTLPVGLTVNANIIVAEVEEALSIPRGAIITEATESHVFVVEGDVVVARKIEFSDWPAERVMVTEGLSAGDLVVLDPSAVAAGEKVKVE from the coding sequence ATGGCTGCAGCGAGCAAAGCGGAATCCCCCCGCGCGTCCACCAAGCGCAAGCGGGGCTGGGGCAAGTGGCTGGTGCTGGCGCTCGCTCTGGCGGCGGTCGGGACCTATGGATTTATCGAGCGGCCGTGGGAAGAAAAGCCGGCGGAAGTGGCGGTGGAAGCGGTGGCGGCCGGGCCGATGAGCCAGCTGCTCGCGGTCAATGGGCGCGTCGTGCCGCGCGAAGAGGTCAAGGTGCGCTCGGCGGTTTCAGCACCGGCGCTGCAGGTCAATGTCGCCGAGGGCGATGAGGTCAAGGCTGGCGAAGTGCTGGTGCAGCTCGATGTGGCGCGGCCCAAGGCGCTGCTCGACCAGGCGCGCGCGGCGCTCGAAGCCGGGATCGTGCGCCAGCAGCAGGCACAGGCAACGGCCGACCGGGCGACGGCGCTGGGCGAGAATGCCTCGCGCTCGACCCGCGAGGACGCCGATCTGGCGCTGACGGCGGCGGCGACCGAGGTCAGTCGCCTGCGTGCGGCGCTCGACGAGGCGGAAACCGCGCTCAAGCAATATTCGATTACTGCGCCGCTCAGTGGCGTGGTGCTGTCGCGCTCGGTGGAGCGGGGGCAGCTGGTGGATCTGCAGTCCGAGCTGTTCACCATTGCCGATATCGACACGCTGCTGGTCGATACGGAAGTGGATGAGCTTTATTCGGCACGGATCGAAGAGGGGCTGAAGGTCTTGCTGCAGCCGGTGGGTGATAGTGTGCCGCGCCATGGTTCGGTGGTGTTTGCGGCGCCGCGCGTCGATATTTCGACCGGTGGGCGCATGGTCAAGATCGCCTTTGACGATCCGACGACGCTGCCGGTGGGCCTCACGGTCAATGCCAATATCATCGTGGCCGAGGTGGAAGAGGCGTTGTCCATTCCGCGCGGGGCGATCATCACCGAAGCGACGGAGAGCCATGTGTTCGTCGTCGAAGGCGATGTGGTGGTGGCGCGCAAAATCGAATTTTCCGACTGGCCGGCGGAGCGGGTGATGGTCACCGAGGGGCTGAGCGCGGGCGATCTCGTGGTGCTCGATCCAAGTGCGGTGGCGGCGGGCGAAAAAGTGAAGGTCGAATAG
- a CDS encoding alpha-amylase family glycosyl hydrolase, whose protein sequence is MDLILDKAPEALVRQTTRHGPLVGAETTTFRLWAPSAKAPNLLIRGQAPRPLTRAPDGFWQLEVADAGPGTRYKFAIGELVFPDLGSRQQDGDATGWSVVRAPLPPSRRKTPLRPWHETLICEVHVGTASPEGTFAGLARRLEHFRDAGYTCLEIMPLNEFPGTRNWGYDGTLIFAPESAYGTPEELRALVDRAHALGLCMVLDVVYNHFGEVDNFAPKVAPEFFADDIETPWGPAVDFTQPMVRQFYYENARMWLEEFDFDGLRFDSVHEIGTEARDRFLIELAHVARTAKRHAKLILENMENTATWLERTPEDEPVLYAAQWNDDIHHVLTHLVTGAPKFGYDDPEKDPFADLEKALADGFVHDGEAPGPSDGTTRNEPASDLPPDAFITYVQNHDQIGNRADARRLADRISAEKLDFLYFVALLAPQIPLLFMGEEASLRTRFPFFIDFPEEAAEAKRRDRDQQMKEMFKEKLPPGGLPDPNATETFDMARLDWDGFSAPDAVAALARFRQLAQYRRDIVWPLTSSVCRAAHSARQENGLIITWVFEAGTYSMALNPQDKAITLACKVDRPAAATGTHRVDGERLALGPWSALVW, encoded by the coding sequence ATGGATCTGATCTTGGATAAGGCCCCCGAGGCTCTGGTACGGCAAACCACCCGCCACGGACCCCTCGTGGGAGCAGAGACCACCACTTTCCGCCTTTGGGCGCCCAGCGCCAAGGCGCCGAACCTGCTGATCAGGGGCCAGGCCCCGCGGCCCCTGACACGCGCTCCGGATGGCTTCTGGCAGCTCGAAGTCGCCGATGCAGGCCCCGGCACACGCTATAAATTCGCCATTGGCGAGCTGGTTTTCCCCGACCTTGGCTCCCGTCAGCAGGACGGAGACGCCACCGGCTGGTCCGTCGTGCGCGCTCCGCTGCCGCCCTCCCGGCGGAAAACCCCGCTGCGCCCCTGGCACGAAACCCTCATCTGCGAGGTCCATGTCGGCACGGCCAGCCCCGAAGGCACCTTTGCCGGACTGGCCCGCCGCCTCGAGCATTTTCGCGATGCCGGCTACACCTGCCTCGAAATCATGCCGCTCAACGAATTTCCCGGCACCCGCAACTGGGGCTATGACGGCACGCTGATCTTTGCCCCCGAGAGCGCCTATGGCACGCCCGAGGAGTTGCGCGCCCTCGTCGACCGCGCCCATGCGCTGGGGCTCTGCATGGTGCTCGATGTCGTCTACAACCATTTTGGCGAGGTCGACAATTTCGCCCCCAAGGTTGCGCCGGAGTTTTTCGCCGACGACATCGAGACCCCCTGGGGCCCCGCGGTAGACTTCACCCAACCCATGGTGCGCCAGTTCTATTATGAGAACGCCCGCATGTGGCTTGAGGAGTTCGATTTCGACGGCCTGCGCTTCGACAGCGTCCACGAGATCGGCACCGAGGCGCGCGACCGTTTCCTCATCGAGCTTGCCCATGTGGCGCGCACCGCCAAGCGCCACGCCAAGCTGATCCTCGAGAACATGGAAAATACCGCCACCTGGCTCGAACGGACTCCGGAGGATGAGCCCGTCCTCTACGCCGCCCAGTGGAACGACGACATCCACCATGTCCTCACCCACCTCGTCACCGGCGCGCCCAAGTTCGGCTATGACGATCCGGAAAAGGACCCCTTCGCGGACCTCGAAAAGGCCCTCGCCGATGGCTTTGTCCATGATGGCGAAGCCCCCGGTCCCTCCGACGGCACTACCCGCAACGAGCCCGCCAGCGACCTGCCGCCCGATGCTTTCATCACCTATGTCCAGAATCACGACCAGATCGGCAATCGTGCCGACGCCCGCCGCCTGGCCGACCGCATATCGGCTGAAAAACTCGACTTCCTCTATTTCGTAGCCCTGCTCGCCCCCCAGATCCCGCTGCTCTTCATGGGCGAAGAAGCCAGCCTGCGCACGCGCTTCCCCTTCTTCATCGATTTTCCCGAAGAGGCCGCAGAAGCCAAGCGGCGGGATCGCGACCAGCAGATGAAGGAGATGTTCAAGGAAAAGCTGCCGCCCGGTGGCCTGCCCGATCCCAACGCCACCGAGACCTTCGACATGGCGCGGCTCGACTGGGATGGTTTTTCCGCTCCCGACGCCGTCGCCGCGCTCGCGCGCTTCCGCCAGCTCGCCCAATATCGTCGCGACATTGTCTGGCCCCTGACCTCAAGCGTCTGCCGCGCCGCCCACAGCGCCCGCCAGGAAAATGGCCTTATTATTACCTGGGTGTTTGAGGCCGGCACCTATTCCATGGCGCTCAACCCACAGGACAAGGCCATCACGCTCGCGTGCAAGGTCGATCGTCCGGCGGCCGCCACGGGAACGCATCGGGTCGATGGCGAGAGGCTCGCGCTTGGGCCCTGGTCGGCCCTTGTCTGGTAA